In a single window of the Arachis hypogaea cultivar Tifrunner chromosome 6, arahy.Tifrunner.gnm2.J5K5, whole genome shotgun sequence genome:
- the LOC140173729 gene encoding uncharacterized protein produces MNLKRSKWAIVLRFVTLDGFVKEKFFDLVHVTETCATTLKKELISVLSRYNLQVENIRGQGYDGASNMRGEWNGLQALFFKDSPQAYYVYCFAHRLQLALVAASREVLQIHEFFTQLNFIVTIVSASSKRHDQLQEVQAIENANLVAQNELETGKGANQISTLQRVGILDGALL; encoded by the coding sequence ATGAATCTAAAAAGGAGCAAATGGGCCATTGTTTTGAGATTTGTTACTCTAGATGGTTTTGTTAAAGAGAAATTCTTTGATCTTGTGCATGTCACTGAAACTTGTGCAACAACTTTAAAGAAAGAATTGATTTCTGTCCTTTCTCGTTATAATCTCCAAGTTGAAAATATTAGGGGTCAAGGGTATGATGGTGCTAGCAACATGCGGGGTGAGTGGAATggtttgcaagctttgttttttaaAGATTCTCCACAAGCATATTATGTTTATTGTTTTGCTCATAGGTTACAATTAGCATTGGTGGCAGCTTCAAGAGAGGtacttcaaattcatgaattttttactCAATTAAACTTTATTGTCACTATTGTTAGTGCTTCTTCAAAAAGACATGATCAATTACAAGAAGTTCAAGCAATTGAAAATGCAAACTTGGTTGCTCAAAATGAATTAGAAACAGGCAAAGGTGCAAATCAAATAAGCACTTTACAAAGAGTTGGGATACTCGATGGAGCTCtactttaa